Proteins encoded by one window of Halococcus saccharolyticus DSM 5350:
- a CDS encoding MFS transporter, with protein sequence MVLLVNLARVVFAPLLEPIRSAFGASAAAIGLLATLAWLGSALPRLPTGYLLTLVPRYAVILAAGTILAAAPLLAATATSLPVLWASAFLMGLSSGVYFIAAKPLLSDLFPGAIGRAVGIHGTASQLAAAGAPLFITGVLWIEGSELLLVEGWRLAFGLISVFAVVATVAFGAIARTTTFPPGEELDRDFLGAARRQWPVILSGVAFAGLAGLAWNGLFNFYVSYLVTTKPITASTARELLTVVFAAGVPAFAIAGRLADRMPYIPLLLGIVGGFAGCLLALTLASGLYGLVATSAALGFVIHGLFPTMDTYVLDSLPDAHRASAYAVFSAGIMLLNALGSVVVGTLIDVGYGYTAIFRTFAVGVLVLAALLTAIHLTIGFPTGRRSAQQGA encoded by the coding sequence ATGGTGCTGTTGGTCAACCTCGCGCGAGTCGTCTTCGCACCGCTGCTGGAACCGATCCGATCCGCGTTCGGGGCGTCGGCAGCGGCGATCGGCCTGCTGGCGACGCTCGCGTGGCTCGGCAGCGCGCTGCCGCGGCTGCCGACGGGCTACCTGCTCACGCTGGTTCCACGCTACGCCGTGATCCTCGCAGCCGGGACCATCCTCGCGGCCGCGCCGCTGCTCGCCGCGACCGCCACTTCCCTACCAGTGCTCTGGGCGAGCGCGTTCCTGATGGGACTGTCGAGCGGTGTGTACTTCATCGCGGCGAAACCACTGCTGAGCGACCTGTTCCCCGGAGCGATCGGACGTGCCGTCGGCATCCACGGGACCGCGAGCCAGCTTGCCGCGGCTGGCGCGCCGCTTTTCATCACCGGTGTCCTCTGGATCGAGGGGTCCGAGCTCCTGTTGGTCGAGGGATGGCGGCTCGCGTTCGGTCTCATCAGCGTGTTCGCAGTCGTGGCGACCGTTGCGTTCGGAGCGATCGCCCGAACCACGACCTTCCCGCCCGGCGAGGAACTCGATCGGGATTTCCTCGGCGCAGCCCGTCGACAGTGGCCCGTCATCCTGAGTGGGGTCGCATTCGCCGGCCTCGCCGGCCTCGCGTGGAACGGGCTGTTCAACTTCTACGTCTCGTATCTCGTCACGACCAAGCCGATCACGGCAAGCACTGCGCGCGAACTGCTTACGGTGGTTTTCGCCGCCGGCGTCCCCGCGTTCGCGATTGCCGGACGTCTCGCCGATCGTATGCCATACATTCCGCTGCTACTCGGGATCGTCGGCGGGTTCGCCGGCTGTCTGCTCGCACTCACGCTCGCCTCGGGACTCTACGGCCTCGTCGCCACGAGCGCCGCGCTCGGGTTCGTGATTCACGGCCTCTTCCCCACGATGGACACCTACGTTCTCGACTCGCTGCCGGATGCCCACCGAGCGAGCGCCTACGCCGTGTTCAGCGCGGGGATCATGCTCCTCAACGCGCTCGGGAGCGTCGTCGTCGGCACGCTGATCGATGTGGGGTACGGCTACACCGCGATCTTCCGGACGTTCGCGGTCGGGGTACTGGTGCTCGCCGCGCTCCTGACGGCCATCCACCTCACGATCGGGTTCCCGACCGGTCGGCGGTCGGCACAGCAAGGGGCGTGA
- a CDS encoding NADPH-dependent FMN reductase: protein MPDRPHVVALVGSLRDGSYTRIALQHALDEAEERGASTDLIDLRHLDLAVFDADAREVGDALALKRRIRRADSVLLGTPSYHGSYSSILKTALDYCGFDEFENTTVGLLSVSGGAFPITPLDHLRSVARALNAWVIPHQAAIPKASGKFADGELTDESSRERVATLGQRAVEYATIEPDPPCLESTENVGADD, encoded by the coding sequence ATGCCAGACCGACCCCACGTCGTCGCGCTCGTCGGGAGTCTGCGCGACGGTAGCTATACTCGGATCGCCCTCCAGCACGCACTCGACGAGGCCGAAGAACGCGGCGCGAGTACGGACTTGATCGACCTCCGCCACCTCGACCTCGCGGTGTTCGACGCCGACGCGCGCGAGGTCGGCGACGCGCTCGCGCTCAAGCGCCGCATCCGGCGGGCCGACAGCGTTCTCCTCGGGACGCCATCCTATCACGGCTCGTACTCCTCGATCCTGAAGACCGCGCTCGATTACTGCGGGTTCGACGAGTTCGAGAACACCACCGTCGGCCTGTTGTCGGTCTCCGGTGGCGCGTTCCCGATCACCCCGCTCGATCACCTCCGATCGGTCGCCCGCGCGCTCAACGCGTGGGTCATCCCACATCAGGCCGCCATCCCGAAAGCAAGCGGAAAGTTCGCGGACGGCGAACTCACTGACGAGAGTTCGCGCGAGCGCGTGGCGACGCTGGGCCAGCGGGCTGTCGAGTACGCCACCATCGAACCCGATCCACCCTGTCTCGAAAGCA